In Haloterrigena turkmenica DSM 5511, a single genomic region encodes these proteins:
- the asd gene encoding aspartate-semialdehyde dehydrogenase produces MAVRVGVLGATGAVGQRLIQLLDPHPDFEIAALTASESSAGKSYRQAAKWRVDSPIPDDVADMTVVATDPDEVPDDVDLIFSSLPSSVGAEVEPPFCEAGYVVSSNSSNGRMDDDIPLVIPEVNPEHIDLLEVQRDERGWDGAMVKNPNCSTITFVPTLAALTDFGLEKVHVSTLQAVSGAGYDGVSSMEIIDNAIPYIGSEEDKLETESRKLLGEFDGAELSHNSMAVSASCNRIPTIDGHLENVWVETEEELTVDAAAEAMREYPSLDLRSSPEPLIHVFEEPDRPQPRMDRTLGDGMAIAAGGLQETPFGLQYNCLAHNTIRGAAGASVLNGELLLEQGYI; encoded by the coding sequence ATGGCAGTACGAGTAGGCGTCCTCGGCGCGACCGGTGCCGTGGGACAACGACTAATCCAGCTTCTCGATCCCCACCCCGACTTCGAGATCGCAGCACTGACCGCAAGCGAATCCAGCGCCGGCAAGAGCTACCGGCAGGCCGCGAAGTGGCGCGTCGACAGCCCCATCCCCGACGACGTCGCCGACATGACCGTCGTGGCGACCGACCCCGACGAGGTCCCCGACGACGTCGACCTGATCTTCTCGTCGCTCCCCTCGAGCGTCGGCGCGGAGGTCGAACCGCCGTTCTGTGAGGCAGGCTACGTCGTCTCTTCGAACTCCTCGAACGGGCGGATGGACGACGACATCCCGCTCGTGATCCCGGAGGTCAACCCCGAGCACATCGACCTGCTGGAAGTCCAGCGCGACGAGCGCGGCTGGGACGGCGCGATGGTCAAGAACCCCAACTGCTCGACGATCACTTTCGTCCCCACGCTGGCCGCGCTGACCGACTTCGGCCTCGAGAAGGTCCACGTCTCGACGCTGCAGGCCGTCTCCGGCGCGGGCTACGACGGCGTCAGTTCGATGGAGATCATCGACAACGCCATCCCTTACATCGGCAGCGAGGAGGACAAGCTCGAGACCGAGTCCCGCAAGCTCCTCGGCGAGTTCGACGGCGCCGAACTGAGCCACAACAGCATGGCGGTCTCGGCCTCCTGTAACCGCATTCCGACGATCGACGGCCACCTCGAGAACGTCTGGGTCGAGACCGAAGAGGAACTGACCGTCGACGCGGCCGCCGAGGCCATGCGCGAGTACCCCTCGCTGGACCTGCGCTCTTCGCCCGAGCCGCTCATCCACGTCTTCGAGGAACCCGATCGGCCCCAGCCCCGGATGGACCGCACGCTCGGCGACGGGATGGCCATCGCCGCGGGCGGCCTCCAGGAGACGCCCTTCGGGCTCCAGTACAACTGCCTCGCGCACAACACCATCCGCGGTGCCGCGGGCGCGAGCGTCCTGAACGGCGAACTGCTGCTCGAGCAGGGTTACATCTAA
- a CDS encoding 30S ribosomal protein S17e, protein MAIKPAYVKKTGTILLERYPDAFTTDFEQNKESVEKLTNVESKGVRNRIAGYVTRKKSSQAAAA, encoded by the coding sequence ATGGCAATCAAACCGGCCTACGTCAAGAAGACCGGGACCATCCTCCTGGAGCGGTACCCGGACGCGTTCACGACCGACTTCGAGCAGAACAAGGAAAGCGTCGAGAAGCTCACGAACGTCGAATCCAAGGGCGTTCGCAACCGCATCGCGGGCTACGTCACCCGCAAGAAGAGTTCGCAGGCAGCCGCAGCGTAA
- a CDS encoding DUF447 domain-containing protein → MTGDERGRKREPEQASDALETSGGDADIVEWPVSLSGVTETIVATRGPNELWNLAALGLFAPDSDGESNGDGSGDNPVTARTWGSTRTRGNFRRQGEGYVLFVDDPVLFADAALSIVEREGPVPDAANAWARVSVESLETGVDEGTEWERWALRPVETAIESTTVPTIDRGFGAVVEATVAASRLGVAGYDDAKLRQRLEYYASVVDRAGDPREREALERVREHSSW, encoded by the coding sequence ATGACCGGCGACGAGCGGGGACGAAAGCGGGAGCCAGAGCAGGCGTCCGACGCGCTCGAGACGAGCGGTGGGGATGCCGACATCGTCGAGTGGCCCGTCTCGCTATCGGGGGTTACCGAGACTATCGTCGCCACGCGCGGGCCGAACGAACTGTGGAACCTCGCCGCGCTCGGCCTGTTCGCGCCGGATTCGGACGGCGAATCGAACGGTGACGGCAGTGGCGATAATCCCGTCACCGCGCGCACGTGGGGTTCCACCCGCACTCGCGGCAACTTCCGCCGGCAGGGCGAAGGATACGTCCTGTTCGTCGACGATCCCGTCCTCTTCGCCGACGCCGCGCTCTCGATCGTCGAGCGCGAGGGACCGGTCCCGGACGCCGCGAACGCGTGGGCCCGTGTTTCCGTCGAGTCCCTCGAGACGGGCGTCGACGAGGGAACCGAGTGGGAACGGTGGGCCCTCCGGCCCGTCGAGACCGCCATCGAATCGACGACGGTGCCGACGATCGACCGCGGGTTCGGCGCCGTCGTCGAGGCCACCGTCGCCGCCTCGCGGCTGGGCGTCGCCGGCTACGATGACGCGAAACTCCGCCAGCGCCTCGAGTACTACGCCTCGGTCGTCGACCGGGCGGGCGACCCGCGCGAGCGCGAGGCGCTCGAGCGCGTGCGCGAGCATTCATCGTGGTGA
- a CDS encoding triphosphoribosyl-dephospho-CoA synthase yields MQTPAANAQLALLLEVAGTPKPGNVDRHRDLEDLRFEHFLAGAVGARDGLETAANGGAVGAAFERAVAGMAGQRGGNTQFGSLLLLVPLVRAAREDLSGPVVEAVCEDTTVADAADFYRAFDHVDVFVDDPPADMEPLDVRRGSDAVPVLEERGLTLLDIMSRSVPGDDVAREWVEGFERTFRAAERLAAADGPLGDRTAAVFLSELAERPDTLVANRSGEAVAREVTDRAAELVKRDALETDPEAVEVFAEELVARGVNPGTTADIAAAGLFVALEHEAIDV; encoded by the coding sequence ATGCAAACGCCAGCCGCAAACGCACAACTGGCTCTCCTCCTCGAGGTCGCGGGCACGCCGAAACCCGGCAACGTCGACCGGCACCGGGACCTCGAGGACCTGCGATTCGAACACTTCCTCGCGGGGGCCGTCGGCGCCCGCGACGGCCTCGAGACGGCGGCGAACGGCGGCGCGGTCGGCGCGGCCTTCGAGCGCGCCGTGGCGGGAATGGCCGGCCAGCGCGGCGGCAACACCCAGTTCGGCTCGCTGCTGTTGCTCGTCCCGCTCGTACGCGCGGCCCGCGAGGACCTCTCCGGGCCCGTCGTCGAGGCCGTCTGCGAGGACACTACCGTCGCCGACGCGGCGGACTTCTACCGAGCGTTCGACCACGTCGACGTCTTCGTGGACGATCCGCCCGCGGACATGGAGCCGCTGGACGTCCGCCGCGGAAGCGACGCCGTCCCCGTCCTCGAGGAACGCGGCCTGACGCTGCTGGATATCATGAGCCGGAGCGTCCCGGGCGACGACGTCGCGCGCGAGTGGGTCGAGGGCTTCGAGCGCACCTTCCGGGCCGCCGAACGCCTCGCCGCGGCCGACGGCCCGCTGGGCGACCGAACCGCGGCCGTCTTTCTCTCCGAACTCGCCGAGCGGCCGGACACGCTCGTCGCGAACCGCAGCGGCGAGGCCGTCGCGCGGGAGGTCACCGACCGCGCGGCCGAGCTAGTCAAGCGCGACGCGCTCGAGACCGACCCCGAAGCTGTCGAGGTCTTCGCCGAGGAGCTCGTCGCTCGCGGCGTCAACCCGGGGACGACCGCCGACATTGCGGCTGCGGGGCTGTTCGTCGCCCTCGAGCACGAGGCGATCGACGTATGA
- a CDS encoding tRNA-dihydrouridine synthase: MFTPPLALASLSGEADAEWARAGADYAGAAVLGGIAIDAESRAAARELVARDRTEFLPDDPIAFIDRQLAALEDVPIQPAFNVRSATPDPIPDAARVCRDRDAFLEINAHCRQDELCAAGCGETLLRDRERLCDYVRRAADTGATVGVKVRAEVPGVDLPALAAAIETAGADYLHVDAMDSESIVREIAAATDLFVVANNGVRDDATVREYVDYGADAVSVGRPSDNPVVLERVREAVDRHLALEEPPSR; the protein is encoded by the coding sequence ATGTTCACGCCGCCGCTCGCTCTGGCCAGCCTCAGCGGGGAAGCCGACGCCGAGTGGGCTCGAGCGGGCGCCGACTACGCGGGCGCCGCCGTGCTCGGCGGCATCGCCATCGACGCGGAGTCCCGCGCAGCCGCGCGGGAACTCGTCGCGCGCGACCGAACCGAGTTCCTCCCCGACGACCCCATCGCCTTCATCGACCGACAGCTCGCCGCCCTCGAGGACGTTCCGATCCAGCCGGCGTTCAACGTCCGGAGCGCGACGCCAGATCCGATCCCAGACGCCGCTCGCGTCTGTCGGGACCGGGACGCCTTTCTCGAGATCAACGCCCACTGCCGACAGGACGAACTCTGCGCGGCCGGCTGCGGCGAGACGCTCCTGCGGGACCGCGAGCGGTTGTGCGACTACGTCCGGCGGGCCGCCGACACCGGCGCCACCGTCGGCGTGAAGGTCCGCGCCGAAGTCCCCGGCGTCGACCTCCCCGCGCTCGCGGCCGCGATCGAGACCGCGGGCGCCGACTACCTCCACGTCGACGCGATGGATTCCGAGTCGATCGTCCGCGAGATCGCCGCGGCCACCGACCTGTTCGTCGTCGCCAACAACGGCGTCCGCGACGACGCGACCGTCCGCGAGTACGTCGACTACGGCGCCGACGCGGTCAGCGTCGGCCGCCCCAGCGACAACCCGGTCGTCCTCGAGCGCGTCCGCGAGGCCGTGGATCGACACCTCGCTCTCGAGGAACCCCCGTCGCGGTAA
- the cofD gene encoding 2-phospho-L-lactate transferase, whose translation MVTFLSGGTGTPKLLDGAAAAFSPEETTVVANTGDDIEIGGLFVSPDVDTLLFQGGGVLDRETWWGIDGDTHRTNAALSDIAAAAGLPDGPQYLSEERQTEGRDLADWRRFSGVAEFMTIGDRDRAVHITRTSLLDEGYTLSEATTRLADAFGLTIDVLPMSDDPVASLVHTDEGMMHFQEYWVARRGEPTVETVEFRGSSKADPAPGVIDALEDTVVIGPSNPVTSIGPMLTLPGVADALNQSTVVAVSPFLGDDAFSGPAGDLMSAVNADPSTEGLATAYPFADAFVIDEDDDAEFDRPTIQTDIRIDSSDDAARVARTVEEAIDIVD comes from the coding sequence ATGGTAACTTTCCTCTCCGGGGGCACCGGAACGCCGAAGCTGTTAGACGGTGCCGCCGCCGCGTTCTCGCCGGAGGAGACCACCGTCGTCGCCAACACGGGCGACGACATCGAGATCGGTGGGCTGTTCGTCTCGCCGGACGTCGATACGCTGCTGTTCCAGGGCGGCGGGGTGCTCGACCGCGAGACGTGGTGGGGAATCGACGGCGACACGCACCGGACCAACGCCGCGCTGTCGGATATCGCCGCGGCCGCGGGACTGCCCGACGGCCCGCAGTACCTCTCGGAGGAGCGACAGACCGAGGGACGCGACCTCGCCGACTGGCGGCGCTTCTCGGGCGTCGCCGAGTTCATGACGATCGGCGACCGCGACCGGGCCGTCCACATCACACGGACGAGCCTGCTTGACGAGGGCTACACGCTGAGCGAGGCGACCACGCGACTCGCGGACGCCTTCGGGCTGACGATCGACGTCCTGCCGATGAGCGACGATCCCGTCGCGAGTCTGGTCCACACCGACGAGGGGATGATGCACTTCCAGGAGTACTGGGTGGCCCGACGCGGCGAGCCGACCGTCGAGACCGTCGAGTTCCGGGGCTCGTCGAAGGCCGACCCCGCGCCGGGCGTCATCGACGCGCTCGAGGACACTGTCGTCATCGGTCCCTCGAACCCCGTCACGAGCATCGGACCGATGCTGACGCTGCCGGGGGTCGCCGACGCGCTCAACCAGTCGACGGTCGTCGCGGTCTCGCCGTTCCTCGGTGACGACGCGTTCTCCGGGCCGGCAGGCGATCTCATGTCGGCGGTCAACGCCGACCCCAGCACCGAGGGGCTCGCGACGGCGTATCCGTTCGCCGACGCCTTCGTCATCGACGAGGACGACGACGCCGAGTTCGACCGGCCGACGATCCAGACCGACATCAGGATCGACTCCTCGGACGACGCCGCGCGAGTCGCCCGGACGGTCGAGGAAGCGATCGACATCGTCGACTGA
- a CDS encoding MATE family efflux transporter: MTVRDHLEAIFKSADELDLTEGGIARPLIYLSIPLIITNVLQVTYNLADTFWLGQHSTTSLAAISFAFPMVFFLIALALGVSVAGSVLVAQHTGADNPERAEYAASQTIMYAILASLALGAVGYVFAGDILALFGAEADIEPLVTAYMEVYSVGLVAVFGFLVFLALMRGYGDTVTPMLVMFGSVVLNIVLDPFLIFGFEGNPLFGYLGLRGLEGELLAATGYAGSGIEGAAIATVFSRALAFAVGLAIMFRGTHGVRIRLSQMKPDLEYARKLVEIGTPASVEGTARALSINLLLVIIAMFPETVVAAFGIGTRVFSVIFLPAIAFSQGIETMTGQNIGAGKRERAERTNHFGAKVMLVTLTGLGAVVFLAAAPIVSVFTTDAAVVAEGATFLRYTALTFGFMGVMRAYSGGFRGAGKTLIAAAISVLTLGVIRFPLAWFGAQAVGSNGVWAAFAVSTVIGGVIAYAWFNWGDWLDSASVETGAAVGAESSGSVGDD; the protein is encoded by the coding sequence GTGACGGTGCGCGATCACCTCGAGGCGATCTTCAAATCGGCCGACGAACTCGACCTGACCGAGGGCGGGATCGCGCGGCCGCTGATCTACCTCTCGATTCCGCTGATCATCACGAACGTGTTGCAGGTCACGTACAACCTCGCGGACACGTTCTGGCTCGGCCAGCACAGCACGACGTCGCTGGCGGCGATCAGCTTCGCGTTCCCGATGGTCTTTTTCCTCATCGCGCTGGCGCTGGGCGTCTCCGTCGCCGGGAGCGTCCTCGTCGCCCAGCACACCGGCGCGGACAACCCTGAGCGAGCGGAGTACGCCGCCTCACAGACGATCATGTACGCGATCCTCGCGTCGCTCGCGCTCGGCGCCGTCGGCTACGTCTTCGCCGGAGACATCCTCGCGTTGTTCGGCGCCGAGGCCGACATCGAGCCGCTGGTCACCGCCTACATGGAGGTCTACTCCGTCGGGCTGGTGGCCGTCTTCGGCTTCCTCGTCTTCCTCGCGCTCATGCGGGGGTACGGCGACACCGTCACGCCGATGCTCGTCATGTTCGGCTCGGTCGTACTCAACATCGTCCTCGACCCGTTCCTCATCTTCGGGTTCGAGGGCAACCCGCTGTTCGGCTACCTCGGTCTCCGCGGCCTCGAGGGCGAGCTGCTCGCCGCCACCGGCTACGCCGGGTCGGGGATCGAGGGCGCCGCGATCGCGACCGTCTTCTCGCGGGCGCTGGCCTTCGCCGTCGGCCTCGCGATCATGTTCCGGGGCACGCACGGCGTCCGGATCCGCCTCTCGCAGATGAAACCCGACCTCGAGTACGCGCGGAAACTCGTCGAGATCGGGACGCCGGCGTCGGTCGAGGGGACCGCACGGGCCCTCTCGATCAACCTGCTGTTGGTCATCATCGCGATGTTCCCCGAGACGGTCGTCGCCGCCTTCGGGATCGGGACCCGCGTGTTCTCGGTGATCTTCCTCCCCGCGATCGCCTTCTCTCAGGGAATCGAGACGATGACCGGCCAGAACATCGGCGCCGGGAAACGGGAGCGCGCCGAGCGGACGAACCACTTCGGCGCGAAGGTCATGCTGGTCACGCTCACGGGCCTCGGCGCCGTGGTCTTCCTGGCCGCCGCGCCGATCGTCTCGGTGTTCACGACCGACGCCGCGGTCGTCGCCGAGGGCGCGACCTTTCTCCGCTATACGGCCCTGACGTTCGGCTTTATGGGCGTGATGCGGGCCTATAGCGGCGGATTCCGCGGGGCCGGCAAGACGCTTATCGCCGCGGCGATTTCCGTGCTCACTCTCGGCGTGATCCGCTTCCCGCTCGCGTGGTTCGGAGCCCAAGCCGTCGGCTCGAACGGCGTCTGGGCCGCATTCGCGGTCTCGACCGTGATCGGCGGCGTGATCGCCTACGCCTGGTTCAACTGGGGCGACTGGCTCGATTCGGCGTCGGTCGAAACCGGCGCCGCGGTCGGCGCCGAGAGCAGCGGGAGCGTCGGCGACGACTGA
- a CDS encoding TetR/AcrR family transcriptional regulator: MTETTATTDELMEATYAALCKHGYASLRMRDIAAESSKSKATLHYHYESKQNLLYALLDYLTDSFAEQIETLEGETAAEQILALVDSYLEPAADDSLPEFRTALLEIKAQGPYDDRFRAELAEFDRMLRGRIRSLIEDGRDEGIFRSDVDPDETAEFIVTVLNGAQTRHVAVDHPLERTRNALETYVRRELVADDTDDPEAQFE, from the coding sequence ATGACTGAGACGACAGCAACTACCGACGAACTCATGGAGGCGACCTACGCCGCGCTCTGCAAGCACGGCTACGCGTCGCTCCGGATGCGAGACATCGCCGCCGAATCATCCAAGAGCAAGGCCACTCTCCACTACCACTACGAGAGCAAGCAGAACCTCCTCTACGCGCTGTTGGACTATCTCACCGATTCGTTCGCCGAGCAGATCGAGACCCTCGAGGGCGAGACGGCGGCCGAACAGATTCTGGCGCTCGTCGACAGCTACCTCGAGCCCGCCGCGGACGATTCGCTTCCCGAGTTCCGGACCGCGCTGCTCGAGATCAAAGCCCAAGGGCCGTACGACGACCGCTTTCGGGCCGAACTCGCCGAGTTCGACCGGATGCTCCGCGGACGGATCCGATCGCTGATCGAGGACGGCCGCGACGAAGGCATCTTCCGGTCGGACGTCGACCCCGACGAGACCGCCGAGTTCATCGTCACCGTGTTGAACGGCGCCCAGACGCGCCACGTGGCCGTCGATCACCCGCTCGAGCGGACCCGGAACGCGCTCGAGACCTACGTCCGCCGCGAACTAGTCGCAGACGATACCGACGATCCGGAGGCACAGTTCGAGTGA
- the ligA gene encoding ATP-dependent DNA ligase LigA, producing MEFATFADRAAAIEAEPADLEIVARTSELLADAGDDSEDRRSAGSAVDPQTLEVVARFVQGRVFPAWDSTKLDIGPTTCYEAIARAAGTNVGSDDVEERLAEVGEIGEVAASYDFGGQQGLGAFTGGGGGNGAGGAAGNDLTVREVYETLADLAAAEGSGSQDRKIDLLFGLFNRCSSEEARYLARLVLSEMRIGVGEGSVRDAISEAFDVPVEHVERALQVSNDYGQVARVARDEGREGLDAMDLEVGRPVQAMLAQAGTVTDALEEWDEAAVEWKYDGARVQLHHRIGDDGTTETCVFSRNMEEVTDAFPEVVEFADETLEEPAILDGEVVAIDEDDEPLPFQEVLKRFRRKHDVAKAREDVTVRPVFFDCLHAGGEDLLEEPLTTRHERLRAVLADADDSSDATVEDERDIEALSLLWTTDDPDEIEAIDAEALEAGHEGIMLKDPDSAYSPGRRGKHWRKRKPDVETLDCVVTGAEWGEGRRATFLGTFELSVRAGDDLETVGKVATGITDEKLEELTALLEPHIATEEGQAVDIEPAVVFEVGYEEIQSSPTYSSGYALRFPRFLGVRSDKDPDDADTLERVERLRA from the coding sequence ATGGAGTTCGCCACGTTCGCCGACCGCGCCGCCGCGATCGAAGCCGAGCCGGCCGACCTCGAGATCGTCGCTCGAACCAGCGAGTTGCTCGCGGACGCGGGCGACGACAGCGAGGACCGACGCTCCGCTGGCTCTGCGGTAGACCCGCAGACCCTCGAGGTCGTCGCCCGGTTCGTCCAGGGACGTGTCTTCCCGGCCTGGGACTCGACGAAACTCGACATCGGCCCGACGACGTGCTACGAGGCGATCGCCCGCGCGGCGGGGACGAACGTGGGAAGCGACGACGTCGAGGAGCGACTGGCCGAGGTCGGCGAGATCGGCGAGGTGGCCGCGAGCTACGACTTCGGCGGCCAGCAGGGACTCGGCGCGTTTACGGGCGGCGGTGGCGGAAACGGTGCCGGCGGCGCCGCCGGGAACGATCTCACGGTCCGCGAGGTCTACGAGACGCTCGCCGACCTCGCCGCCGCGGAGGGATCGGGGAGCCAGGACCGCAAGATCGACCTGCTGTTCGGTCTCTTCAATCGCTGCTCGAGCGAGGAGGCCCGCTACCTCGCGCGACTCGTCCTCTCGGAGATGCGCATCGGCGTCGGCGAGGGCTCCGTCCGGGACGCGATCAGCGAGGCGTTCGACGTACCCGTCGAGCATGTCGAGCGCGCCCTGCAGGTCTCGAACGACTACGGGCAGGTCGCCCGAGTCGCCCGCGACGAGGGCCGCGAGGGGCTCGACGCGATGGATCTCGAGGTCGGCCGGCCGGTCCAGGCGATGCTCGCTCAGGCGGGAACGGTGACCGACGCGCTCGAGGAGTGGGACGAAGCCGCCGTCGAATGGAAGTACGACGGCGCTCGCGTGCAATTGCATCATCGGATCGGCGATGACGGAACTACCGAGACCTGCGTCTTCTCGAGAAACATGGAGGAGGTCACCGACGCCTTCCCCGAGGTCGTCGAGTTCGCCGACGAAACGCTCGAGGAGCCGGCAATCCTCGACGGCGAGGTCGTCGCGATCGACGAAGACGACGAGCCGCTGCCGTTCCAAGAGGTACTCAAGCGCTTCCGCCGGAAACACGACGTCGCGAAGGCCCGCGAGGACGTGACGGTTCGGCCGGTGTTCTTCGACTGTCTGCACGCCGGCGGCGAGGACTTACTCGAGGAGCCGCTGACGACGCGCCACGAGCGGTTGCGGGCGGTGCTGGCCGATGCCGACGATAGCAGCGACGCGACCGTCGAGGACGAGCGCGACATCGAGGCCCTCTCGCTGCTCTGGACGACCGACGATCCCGACGAGATCGAGGCGATCGACGCCGAGGCCCTCGAGGCGGGACACGAGGGGATCATGCTCAAAGACCCCGACTCGGCGTACTCGCCGGGCCGGCGGGGCAAACACTGGCGCAAGCGCAAACCCGACGTGGAGACGCTGGACTGCGTGGTGACCGGCGCGGAGTGGGGCGAGGGCCGGCGCGCGACGTTCCTCGGCACCTTCGAACTCTCCGTGCGCGCGGGCGACGACTTGGAGACCGTCGGCAAGGTCGCGACGGGAATCACCGACGAGAAACTCGAGGAGCTCACGGCGTTGCTCGAGCCCCACATCGCCACCGAGGAGGGCCAGGCGGTGGACATAGAGCCCGCGGTCGTCTTCGAGGTCGGCTACGAGGAGATCCAGAGCTCGCCGACCTACTCGTCGGGCTACGCGCTTCGCTTCCCGCGGTTCCTCGGCGTTCGCTCCGACAAGGACCCCGACGACGCGGACACGCTCGAGCGCGTCGAACGGCTGCGAGCGTAG
- a CDS encoding MFS transporter translates to MSRTRLFASLCGLVFLLNLARIVFAPLLDVFIAEFAIGEATAGLIVTLVWVGSASPRLPTGWLLTKVPRHQVAIGSGSVLAGSSALAATATTVRHLMVGAFLMGIASGVYFVAANPLLSELFPSRVGRAMGIHGAAAQIGAVAAAPFVALTLVVDWRLSLWTIAAGAALLTAVTWAAARRTEMPTAGEADRDFVAGALSEWKLIVTALAIVGAASFVWQGLFNFYELYMQSKGLSAGTAGTLLTIVFAAGVPAFFFSGDLADRFPHVPYLLGVVGTFAATLLLLTAVEGFLALAVLSAAVGIVIHALFPATDAYLLDTLPDSTRSSAYAVFSSAWMLTQALGSSALGWVLERGYTYDGVFAGAALLLGAMAVVLLGLERIGRLPN, encoded by the coding sequence GTGTCCCGCACCCGACTCTTCGCGTCTCTCTGCGGTCTCGTCTTCCTCCTCAATCTCGCCAGAATCGTCTTCGCTCCGCTGCTGGACGTCTTCATCGCTGAGTTCGCGATCGGCGAGGCGACGGCGGGACTCATCGTGACCCTCGTGTGGGTCGGGAGCGCCTCTCCGCGACTCCCCACCGGCTGGCTGCTCACGAAAGTCCCGAGACATCAGGTCGCGATCGGCTCCGGATCGGTTCTCGCGGGCTCCTCGGCGCTCGCCGCGACCGCGACGACCGTTCGACACCTGATGGTCGGCGCCTTCCTCATGGGCATCGCCTCCGGCGTCTACTTCGTCGCGGCGAACCCGCTGCTGAGCGAACTGTTTCCGTCGCGGGTCGGTCGCGCGATGGGGATCCACGGCGCCGCCGCTCAGATCGGCGCGGTGGCCGCCGCCCCGTTCGTCGCGCTCACGCTGGTGGTCGACTGGCGACTCTCGCTGTGGACGATCGCCGCCGGCGCGGCGCTGCTGACGGCCGTCACGTGGGCCGCCGCGCGCCGGACCGAGATGCCGACCGCGGGCGAGGCCGACCGCGACTTCGTCGCCGGCGCGCTCTCGGAATGGAAACTCATCGTCACGGCGCTGGCGATCGTCGGCGCGGCCTCGTTCGTCTGGCAGGGGCTGTTCAACTTCTACGAACTCTATATGCAGTCGAAGGGTCTCTCGGCCGGCACGGCGGGGACGCTGCTCACGATCGTCTTCGCCGCCGGCGTCCCCGCGTTCTTCTTCAGCGGTGATCTGGCCGATCGGTTCCCCCACGTGCCGTACCTGCTCGGCGTCGTGGGGACGTTCGCCGCGACGTTGCTCCTGTTGACGGCGGTCGAGGGCTTCCTCGCGCTGGCCGTCCTCAGTGCTGCCGTCGGGATCGTCATCCACGCGCTGTTCCCGGCCACCGACGCGTACCTCCTCGATACGCTCCCGGACTCGACGCGGAGCAGCGCCTACGCCGTGTTCAGCTCCGCCTGGATGCTCACGCAGGCGCTGGGCTCGTCCGCCCTGGGGTGGGTCCTCGAGCGTGGCTACACCTACGACGGCGTGTTCGCCGGCGCCGCGCTCCTCCTCGGGGCCATGGCCGTCGTCCTCCTAGGTCTCGAGCGAATCGGGCGGCTTCCGAACTGA